The DNA segment gttgtgagtccacttatgttgaaaggttgtgtcttttgaaaaagaagtgtaaagagttgtgtcttttctaaaagttctatgttggaaggttgtgtcttttccaattaatttCTAAGGTTGTGAATCCTTTCCAATTAATTTCTAAGGTTGTGAatccacttatgttgaaaggttgtatcttttgaaaaactagtgtaaagggttgtgtcttttctaaaagttctatgttgtaaggttgtgtcttttccaattaattCTTAAGGTTGTGAACTTCAATTATGTTGAAAgattgtgtcttttgaaaaatatgtgtagagggttgtgtttttttctaaaagttatatgttgtaaggttgtgtccttctaaaaatagtctaaaagttgtgactattcactagtatcttttaaaaagtgagAAGTTGTGAGTATTACAAGAATGCGACTATTCATATTGAAgggttgtgactattcaaataggctttaaaaaatctataaatagtctctcccatgcatttttcaaatcaaattttcactaatctactaataataaaatggaaaaaaaaataatgtcaaaGTTGTAACTTTTCATCTAAACAAGGTGTCTTTTCATCTCAAAGTGGGattgctttaaaaaatattggttttatttaagtaatgtgttagtttatataataattgTTGGTATTTTATAAGAACTctctcaaaaattaaaaaaaaatattataaatgagaCGGGTCATATTAACGtaaatcaacatatatttattacaatattcaattttctaaatattcatttttaataaataaagcaggtagataaatatacaaaataacaattaccaacatataaattataattgtttaaaattataaactaataattttaatattatgtcttaaataggaaaaaaaattatatatcatgcaaaaaaaaagttgcatTTTGTTCAAAAAGTGGTTGAAGATAACTATCATGtgaaaaatgtatgaaaaaacttaaaaaggatGAAGACACAATTGTATGCAATAtgtgttttgataaaaaattaaagggaacattaaggtttataaaatatatatatatatatatatatatatatatatatatatatttgaatactttgtaaatcatattttaatcatcaaaattaaatttaattatttatatgatttaattttttatcaggcatataaaattataaattatagattataatatattctttataaaatgagttcccgtgcgatatcgcacgggcTCTTTGCCTAGTTAATATAATAgacaattaaataaatgataaatataaatataaatacatataatattataaaatagtttttagtgTAAAGTTTGGTGTTGTAGttagagaaataaaaaaaaattggtacaAGAATTACATTAAAATAGTGTAATTTTGACATTAAAATAGTGTTATGGGTCGAAGATGCCCTAAAACATAGTTGGTGTCTCCATTTTCCAAGAAGCTGCAAGCTAAATCAGAGAATTCTTATTGGGTCTGTTaattaaatatcaaaaaataaagtTGTCCCCAGCAATTTCCATGAGGTCCATTACgcttaaaattaattcataGTTTATCTAGAGATGTTACGTACAGAGCAAGGAACTCGAAACCAAAAAAGTGTTCTGTCATCAGCCAGCCCTCGGAGAAGGAAACACAGACCTTTGGTATCAAGAAGAAGTTCTCCACTGAAGCTCAATCTGAATCCGACCATTCTTGGAATCAATCAGATTATACTTATCGTTGATTCTCCTATTACTCACAACATCACCAAGATTTATCACCACATATCCAAGAGTTTCCTGATatagagaaaaaagaaaacactcTGTCAAGTTCTTGTTCTTGCTCGAAGATCTTCAGATGAATTATAAAGATCTTGTATTATACCTTAGGATGCATATTTAAACCTATTCGTGAAGTAGTACTTATGACTTCAACGTGAAGCTTATCGTTTATGGGAGGTTCATCTAATGGAAATTGAAAATCTTCATCCCATCTTGGCTCTCTGTTTTTCTTTACACGCTGCATATCAAAccaaatatatatcaaaaaccTAGGGTCGGATTTGAGAATTAGAGGGCcaaaaacttttttagattcatcttaataattttttttaacaatttggGTAGCATGTCAGTCtctatataatatgtttttaaaattaagggGCCAAAACGAATGTTTCATCATGATGTGCCTAGAACCAGCCATGCAAAAACCCTAGAGTTAATGTTCTTTGCAGTTTGATTTTGAGTTTAAGAGTGTTTTTTGGTACCTTTGTTTTACGTTCTTCTCCTTTGAACATCAAACGAACAGAAGGGTTTGTGTGATATTTGCCTTCTAAATCTTCAGCTTCATGAACAATAACCACAAGCAACCCACCACCAGAAGGTGTGCCTTCTGGTGCTTTCTCTACTGCATTTGGATCATCTAAGTTGTCTGGGATGTCATCTTCTTTAAAGGATTTATACTCCACTTCAACAACAAGCTGTCCATGCGATTTCTCGCTAACTGGCTCGTTTGGTTCCATGGATTTTAAAAGCTCAAGTGTCATGAGCTTTGGCTCCTCTGGAGTAAGGTCTTTAAGTTGAATCACATTCATTCCTATCTTATCATGTTTACCAACCTGAGTTTGGTCAAGAAGATAGAAGGATAGCAAATGagagattgtcaaaaaaatgTGAATCTAAGTAGCAAAAAAAAGAGCGATTTGTAGTTGTTGGTGTTACTTGTTCCCAGTCATAAACAATGAGCTGAAGTTCTTGACTCTCTGGTTCTTTGACAACTAAATCGAATTCTTCGTTCCACTCAGGATTTAGATTGCTGTGTTTAACAACTGTCTTCTTACCAGGAACTTTGTCACCGGAGAGTGTTAATTTCACATAAGGGTCTGATCCATCAAGAAGATCTTTTTTCTTAAGCTTTATTGCCTTAATGACTTTCACATTAAGCAATCCAACATGTTTCTTCATTGCTCTGCATGTCATGAGATTCAAGATTTAGCAAATACTCAAACAGAAGTAGAAGTGAGACTTTAAGTAGAAAAAGAACTTACTTAGAAGGATCCATTATCTGTACAGTCAAAGTCTTTGGCCATAGGTACATGTTTGCAACCTGATCTTTAATGAGTTCCTAcaataagaaaataatcaaGAAACGGTtcttttagagtttaaggtccGAATAGAATGTTTGCTTTGATTGGAAGGAATCATTGTACCTGGACAAAGCGGTATAGGCCAGGAATGGCCATTACGTCTGCACCAAGTAACTTCAGTCCAAAGTCTACTTGGGGCTGCAGAAGAAATCACATTTTAGACTCTCTATGCGTATTAAGGTGTTATTTGCTCCATTTGGATTAGACCTTATCCATGAGGGAGACAAATATGTTGGCAAAACAGGGAAAAGAAGGGACCAACGGCTTCAGAGTAATCCTTGGAGTAGCAAATACTTGCAAATCAATCACCTGATGATACAAACTTGCAATGCAAGTAGTCACAAAAGATGAAAAGGCTTTTCTTGGAGATGCAGCGAACAAAAACTTACCTGGACAGTAGCTTTGAACCCAAATGCTTTGACTGCAACAAGGATATTAGGGTTCCCTGCCCATTTCACTGACAACTCCATGATAATTTCTTTGTCATCAGTTGCATAAACTTTCATTCCTGCAAATAAGGGtgagaataaaaataaacaacaagGAAGCAGAATCTTGAGGACAAGATTGTTTATTTATAAGTGTTAAATAACACTAGGATAAAACTTGGAAAGTTGGTGGTAATCCCAAAGTGAGCATTTCAAATTCAACTGAATCTATTTTGTAGTTTGGAATTTGTTCAGCAATAATTGGTTTTGCAATAGACTTGGCCATGTTGCAAATAGCCTGAAAACGTTATAGGGAACAATGGTTATAGTAACTGAggactaaaaaaaaaacatgaagctatgaagaagaagaagaagactttaCCTTGTTCATATAAGGCCACATATGGCCAATGAGCTTGTTAAGCCAATCAATCTacagagattagagagactttGTTTCAATATTTTAGACCATGCATATATATTATCATTCAAGTAAGAGTGTCTAAGAGGAAGTATAACATACACGATCAAAATCTGGATTTTTCACCCACAAAGGTATCTCAGGAAACATTGTTGATATAGTCTCTGAATCTAACTCCACCAATGGCTTTATATCAGGATCCTGATCATGGATtgaacaaataatatataaataagttaacCAATACGAACATTGTAAGAAATTAAAAGAGCTcagtttcaaattttctaacaattttaaaattaatcccCAATTCAACTTCCCCATTTTGTTTCAACTTTAAGAATCGAATATAATCACACAGaactttttaaagaaaataaagcaAAGTGATCATATAATTTCATGAATgcaaaaattatcaaatatatataggcAAGATTCGTCGCATTTTAACGGGAAAACAATCGTCGAATGTCATGTTGAGAAatgtattaaacaaaatatttgagaagaAGATTGAAAGATGCCTGAACATCAGTAGACTGGTGATAGATGAATAAGTAGTAACCGATAACGATCCCAACCGTCGTCCCGAATCCGAAACCAAACGTACCCAATATTGTGCTGATTATTCCCATCTCTCATCAAATTCAAATCTCCTGGAGAGGAATAAAAACTCTTCCTATTCGTCTTACTTAGAACGACGatgaaattaaatatacaaagaGAAAATCAATTGATGAAGGGGGCATTACGTTAGAGAAAGTGAAGTCCCCAAAACCATATTTACTATTTTCATTCACTTGAGAGAAATTTTATTTGAGACTTAAGAAACGGTGTGGAATAAGAAACTTTCAAGAGCGTTATGTACGGACTCTCTGTACTAAGTCCATTTGTTCAGATGGATTTTATTGTTTCAACCAAACCTTTGCTTAGACTTTTCGTTTCCCATTTTTTGCGTAGTcgttaattttctattttaatgtgtataacattttcttttcttgtttccCACCATCTTGTTTTCTTAGTAGCGTTAAGATACATTCTTGTTTTATTAATCAACTAAAAAGCATgctcttattaaaaaaaaaatctctagtacACGATATTTATCCAAAcgacgtaaaaaaaaaacttataacatCCGTCtgctaagagcatctccaaaaaagaactatattttgaagtttccaaaactctatatatgaagtttataggtgtttttctccaaaaacaaaacttgaaattcaacttcaaaactatttgtattttataatatggtccttatatttgtcataattaatttgaattcataaaacttttataaataactagcacatacataaaaatattacaacaatattaattaataaaatattctataaaaatataaaatttaaataaaaataacttaattaatatttaacttCAAACGAAATatcatattattccataaaatgattttcgtaatgcatatatgatctattagtgcatttcgaagtaaaaatggctctcctcatttttactttgtagattacgagttaaaaattgttgaaatcggaTGATATTGATATTTGTAAATACATAAGATcggaacaagaaagtaaaagaaaaacataaaatattgctaaaaaactaattcttttttgatgatattaatactcgtgaatatatttgATATGAACAATAAAGAAGTGTCCGAAAAatacatcaaaaacaacaacaacaaccatcttgagttacacaaaaaaaattggacaatatttgaaaattttgaaggttaCGGATCAAACTTAActactattagtgttgttgtaatatttaaatttgtgtactAGTTATGTCTTcgtgtaattttaaaaaatattttttgtcaagtttttttgtatattattgttgtctaaatctagtttaaaatattttaaatcttatttaaaatttttatttaattttatgtgtaaactttaaaatctgtaaaaaaaaattaaaatatatatatgagatctaactttttaaggattaaaatagtaaaaaagaaaatatttatgaattataaagGTGATGTGTGATTAtagggaccaaaatgcaaataaaaatatgaaacttcaaatttgaagttttgagtagtgaaacttcaattatagagtttcactcttcaaaacttcaaatttaaagttttgaagtttcgttttggagagcaaaaaacttcatatttgaagttataaagtgtctaagagcatctccaaaagacactctattttaaagttttcaaaactctatatttgaagtttaaaaatgttttactccaaaaacaaaatttcaaacttaatttcaaaactatttatattttatgctaTGGTCCtatatttgttataattaatttgaattcatcaaacttttgtaaataactagcacatatatataaatattaaaacaatattaataaataaatattatattaaaatataaaattttaaatataataacataattaatattaaacttcaaggAAACCACCATATTATTCCACAAAATTATTTCtataatgcatatatgatcagCTAGTTCATTTCAAagtaaaaaatgaatttttcatttttaatatgtagATTACAAGCTAAAAATTGTTGAATTCGGATgatttaatatttgtaaatacattagatcagaataagaaagtaaaataggaaaaaaaaatgctaaTATATTTAACTTCTaacgatgatattaatactcgtgaatacattcaatatgaacaagaaagaatcggACGAAAAGACataagaaaacaacaacaaccatcgtCGGTTACATTATGTAGACAATATTTAGGAAATTTTGGGGGGAAGATATGCTTGGATGAAATGTGTGACCCTTAACATATGTGTCCCCCCCCccccgcccccccccccccaaaggCCGAATTGCACAAGCCCATTGAATGCAAAATCATTCCCGCTGATCTCTTTCCATTAAGGTGGCgattggttttcccgctaccacccgcaaacgcagcttttgcggtcggtagcggttgtcggcggtttgcaacaatcactcaaatcgccttaaaccgcttcaaaccgctccgaatctcataaattcaaaagctggctccagctagcgtttgcggttgcgggcggttgcgggagggtaaaatttttttctttttttttaaaacaatatatatacaaagaaaaaatatttaataaaaatttaaaattgaaattatgaaaatattaaaatatatctattttattttaattaatattataaaattttataataaaaacaatttcaataaattttcaaaaattaaaattataactttctaaatataaattttatatttattataattttatgatttttgatatttttataattatattaaatgtaaatattgttaatttattatttgactgttaccgcatttggtagtt comes from the Brassica napus cultivar Da-Ae chromosome A7, Da-Ae, whole genome shotgun sequence genome and includes:
- the LOC106356444 gene encoding synaptotagmin-2; its protein translation is MGIISTILGTFGFGFGTTVGIVIGYYLFIYHQSTDVQDPDIKPLVELDSETISTMFPEIPLWVKNPDFDRIDWLNKLIGHMWPYMNKAICNMAKSIAKPIIAEQIPNYKIDSVEFEMLTLGLPPTFQGMKVYATDDKEIIMELSVKWAGNPNILVAVKAFGFKATVQVIDLQVFATPRITLKPLVPSFPCFANIFVSLMDKPQVDFGLKLLGADVMAIPGLYRFVQELIKDQVANMYLWPKTLTVQIMDPSKAMKKHVGLLNVKVIKAIKLKKKDLLDGSDPYVKLTLSGDKVPGKKTVVKHSNLNPEWNEEFDLVVKEPESQELQLIVYDWEQVGKHDKIGMNVIQLKDLTPEEPKLMTLELLKSMEPNEPVSEKSHGQLVVEVEYKSFKEDDIPDNLDDPNAVEKAPEGTPSGGGLLVVIVHEAEDLEGKYHTNPSVRLMFKGEERKTKRVKKNREPRWDEDFQFPLDEPPINDKLHVEVISTTSRIGLNMHPKETLGYVVINLGDVVSNRRINDKYNLIDSKNGRIQIELQWRTSS